In Mycetocola zhujimingii, one DNA window encodes the following:
- a CDS encoding isoprenyl transferase, translating into MPKPFTHKDAVPFRPLDWTGIYPPQVPAAAVPKHVAIVMDGNGRWANRKGLPRVEGHRAGEAALLDVVAGAIQMGVKHLSVYAFSTENWRRSPDEVRFLMGFNRDVLHRRRDQLNEWGVRVRWAGRKPRLWASVINELQYAENLTQDNDVLTLTMCVNYGGRTEITDAMRQLAEQVAAGTLKPSGITEKSIQRQLYVPDLPDVDLFVRSSGEQRTSNFMLWQSAYAEMVFLDRLWPDFTREDLWEAVGLYVDRDRRFGGAVDKPGV; encoded by the coding sequence TTGCCCAAGCCATTCACGCACAAGGATGCCGTTCCGTTCCGTCCCCTCGACTGGACGGGCATCTACCCGCCGCAGGTTCCGGCTGCGGCAGTGCCAAAGCACGTCGCCATCGTCATGGACGGCAATGGCCGCTGGGCCAACCGCAAGGGCTTGCCGCGAGTGGAGGGTCACCGGGCGGGGGAGGCCGCGCTGCTCGACGTCGTCGCCGGCGCCATCCAGATGGGCGTGAAACACCTCTCCGTGTATGCCTTCTCCACCGAGAACTGGCGCAGGTCGCCCGACGAGGTGCGGTTCCTCATGGGCTTCAACCGCGACGTGCTGCACCGCCGTCGTGACCAGCTCAACGAGTGGGGGGTTCGTGTGCGCTGGGCGGGACGCAAGCCGAGGCTGTGGGCATCCGTGATCAACGAGCTGCAGTACGCCGAGAATCTCACCCAGGACAACGACGTGCTGACGCTGACCATGTGCGTCAACTACGGAGGCCGGACCGAGATCACGGATGCCATGCGCCAGCTGGCAGAGCAGGTCGCTGCGGGTACCCTCAAGCCGTCCGGTATCACCGAGAAGTCGATCCAGCGCCAGTTGTACGTGCCTGACCTGCCCGACGTCGACCTGTTTGTGCGGAGTTCGGGGGAGCAGCGCACCAGCAACTTCATGCTGTGGCAGTCGGCGTATGCCGAGATGGTGTTCCTCGACAGGCTGTGGCCTGACTTCACCCGCGAAGACCTCTGGGAAGCGGTCGGGTTGTACGTGGACCGCGACCGGCGGTTCGGCGGGGCTGTGGATAAGCCCGGCGTCTGA
- a CDS encoding DsbA family oxidoreductase — protein sequence MSESIKIDIWSDIACPWCYIGKRKFETGAAAFAEQAGANAPEVTIEYHSFELAPDTPVDFDGDEVDFLSSHKGMPAEQVRGLLDNVSSIAKATGLDYNYDILKHTNTVKAHQLLHYAKAHGKQLETKERLLKAYFTEGRHVGRIEDLADLAAEIGLDRDDVVRSLTADEYLGDVRADQAQGHEYGIQGVPFFVIDGKYGVSGAQEAAAFAQILDQVWMERQMEDEGATA from the coding sequence GTGAGTGAATCAATCAAGATCGACATCTGGTCAGACATCGCGTGCCCCTGGTGCTACATCGGCAAGCGCAAGTTCGAGACGGGCGCCGCCGCTTTCGCCGAGCAGGCCGGCGCCAACGCCCCCGAAGTGACCATCGAGTACCACAGCTTCGAACTCGCGCCGGATACCCCCGTCGATTTCGACGGCGACGAGGTCGACTTCCTCTCGAGCCACAAGGGCATGCCAGCCGAGCAGGTTCGCGGCCTGCTCGACAACGTCAGTAGCATCGCCAAGGCGACGGGCCTCGACTACAACTACGACATCCTCAAGCACACCAACACGGTCAAGGCCCACCAGCTGTTGCACTACGCGAAGGCGCACGGCAAGCAACTCGAGACCAAGGAGCGCCTGCTCAAGGCGTACTTCACCGAGGGCAGGCACGTCGGCCGGATCGAAGACCTCGCGGACCTCGCCGCAGAGATCGGACTCGACCGCGACGATGTGGTTCGCTCGCTCACCGCCGACGAGTACCTCGGCGACGTGCGCGCCGACCAGGCTCAGGGCCACGAGTACGGCATCCAGGGCGTACCGTTCTTCGTCATCGACGGCAAGTACGGCGTCTCGGGAGCCCAAGAGGCTGCGGCCTTCGCCCAGATCCTCGACCAGGTCTGGATGGAACGACAGATGGAAGATGAAGGAGCGACAGCATGA
- the recO gene encoding DNA repair protein RecO, with the protein MPVYREEGVVLRTHKLGEADRIVTLLTRGRGKVRAVAKGVRRTGSKFGARLEPFMVADLQLYEGRTLDVINQAETLASYGALIAADYSSYTAATVMVETADKLTESEGSLQQYLLLVGALRALSRHDHDATLILDSYLLRSLSLAGWAPSFFDCARCQAPGPHRHMVVQLGGVVCDNCSPPGSPRLDEDAITLLAALLTGDWDAADASDDQLRSRASGVVAAYTQWHLERGLKSLVHVSRERAQ; encoded by the coding sequence GTGCCCGTTTACCGTGAAGAAGGAGTCGTGCTTCGCACCCACAAGCTGGGCGAAGCCGACCGGATCGTCACGCTCCTCACGCGCGGTCGCGGCAAGGTTCGCGCGGTAGCGAAGGGTGTTCGCCGCACCGGCTCCAAGTTCGGCGCCCGGCTTGAGCCGTTCATGGTTGCGGACCTGCAGCTCTACGAGGGCAGGACGCTCGACGTCATCAACCAGGCCGAGACCCTCGCCTCCTACGGTGCGCTCATCGCCGCCGATTACTCCAGCTACACCGCAGCGACCGTGATGGTCGAGACGGCCGACAAGCTCACCGAGTCGGAGGGCTCCCTTCAGCAGTACCTCCTGCTCGTCGGCGCGCTGCGCGCCCTCTCGCGCCACGACCACGATGCCACGCTCATCCTCGATTCTTATCTCCTCCGTTCGCTGTCGCTTGCCGGCTGGGCGCCGAGCTTCTTCGACTGCGCCAGGTGCCAGGCGCCAGGACCCCATCGGCACATGGTTGTGCAACTCGGCGGCGTCGTGTGCGACAACTGCAGCCCGCCGGGCAGCCCGAGGCTCGACGAAGACGCCATCACCCTCCTGGCCGCACTGCTCACCGGCGACTGGGATGCGGCTGACGCCTCAGACGACCAGCTCCGATCACGCGCGAGCGGTGTTGTCGCCGCATACACGCAGTGGCACCTCGAGCGCGGCCTGAAATCCCTTGTCCACGTGTCACGAGAGCGAGCACAGTAA